One Punica granatum isolate Tunisia-2019 chromosome 3, ASM765513v2, whole genome shotgun sequence genomic window carries:
- the LOC116199688 gene encoding subtilisin-like protease SBT4.11: MSHQLAEPKITKKMAAKDALSKHFCILSVMFLLINRVMCLPKDEDRKVYIVYLGSLNPTETYSPTSQHLSLLQHVVKDQRSASASLIRSYKRSFNGFAAKLTEKEAQKLASKDEVFSVFPSQTFYVQTTKSWDFIELSKTAKRMPSKEGNIIIAVLDSSAYPESESFSDKGFGPPPRKWKGSCKGGSNFTCNNKLIGARNYVSDEDSALDGNGHGTHTASTAAGNAVEGVSFFGIANGTARGGVQSSRIAIYKVCDSRGHCDGNGILAAFDDAIADGVDIITVSLGNVVPSPFNEDPVAIGAFHAISKGILVTQAAGNLGPSAETVTRVAPWILTVAASTVDRLFITKLVHSTKDGFFRLSCILFAVFLLIKQC; the protein is encoded by the exons ATGTCTCATCAGCTAGCAGAACCGAAAATCACAAAAAAGATGGCCGCCAAGGATGCACTTTCCAAGCATTTCTGCATTCTGTCTGTCATGTTCCTCTTGATCAACCGCGTAATGTGCCTTCCCAAGGATGAAGACAGGAAG GTCTACATAGTTTACCTCGGTTCTCTTAATCCAACTGAAACATATTCCCCGACTTCTCAGCATCTCAGTTTGCTGCAACATGTTGTCAAGGACCAGAG GTCCGCTTCCGCTTCACTCATCAGAAGCTACAAAAGGAGTTTTAATGGTTTTGCTGCTAAGCTCACTGAAAAAGAGGCACAGAAGCTAGCCA GCAAGGATGAAGTATTCTCAGTGTTTCCTAGCCAAACTTTCTACGTGCAGACCACAAAATCATGGGATTTCATCGAATTGTCCAAGACAGCAAAACGGATGCCCTCCAAAGAGGGCAACATTATCATCGCAGTCTTGGACTCCAGTGCTTATCCCGAGTCCGAATCATTCAGTGACAAAGGCTTTGGCCCCCCTCCTCGCAAGTGGAAGGGCTCCTGCAAGGGTGGATCCAACTTCACTTGCAACAA CAAGCTCATCGGAGCACGAAATTATGTATCTGATGAGGATTCTGCACTCGACGGTAATGGACATGGGACACACACGGCCTCGACTGCTGCCGGCAATGCGGTGGAAGGGGTCAGCTTCTTCGGAATAGCTAATGGAACAGCTCGAGGAGGGGTACAGTCCTCCAGGATCGCCATTTACAAGGTATGCGATTCACGGGGTCATTGCGACGGCAATGGAATTTTGGCAGCCTTCGACGACGCGATCGCAGATGGAGTGGACATCATCACTGTTTCACTGGGCAATGTGGTGCCTTCTCCTTTTAACGAAGATCCTGTCGCGATAGGAGCTTTCCATGCGATCTCAAAGGGTATCCTGGTGACTCAAGCTGCGGGAAATTTGGGGCCCTCTGCGGAAACAGTGACCAGAGTCGCCCCGTGGATCCTCACTGTGGCGGCTAGCACCGTAGATAGGCTGTTCATCACCAAGCTTGTCCACTCCACCAAGGATGGatttttccggctttcttgCATTCTCTTCGCCGTGTTCCTGTTGATCAAACAATGTTAA
- the LOC116199692 gene encoding uncharacterized protein LOC116199692 isoform X3, whose translation MLICLSQDGQSVPSVGARKSEMAKDRIFRVSCILAVMFLSINSIVYSSQDVDQCGIEPYFAPCIPGRTGCPHGKYCWPELYGTSGEKALAVIKRENPMVMASIVKVGTAVIMDYCCDRVWVLVNNSGVVIRVPTIG comes from the exons ATGTTAATATGCCTGTCCCAGGATGGACAGAG TGTCCCGTCAGTAGGAGCACGAAAATCCGAGATGGCCAAGGATAGAATCTTTCGTGTTTCCTGCATTCTCGCCGTCATGTTTCTGTCGATCAATAGCATAGTATACAGCTCCCAGGATGTCGATCAATGTGGCATTGAACCCTACTTTGCACCCTGCATCCCTGGTAGAACCGGGTGTCCTCATG GGAAGTATTGCTGGCCTGAGTTGTATGGGACAAGTGGGGAGAAGGCATTAGCTGTAATAAAGCGAGAGAATCCAATGGTGATGGCCTCCATTGTCAAGGTGGGAACCGCTGTCATTATGGACTACTGCTGCGATCGTGTCTGGGTCTTGGTCAATAACTCTGGTGTCGTTATTAGGGTCCCTACTATTGGCTAG
- the LOC116199692 gene encoding uncharacterized protein LOC116199692 isoform X1, which translates to MPVPGWTESSGQERNSMVFTAVHIITFSVPSVGARKSEMAKDRIFRVSCILAVMFLSINSIVYSSQDVDQCGIEPYFAPCIPGRTGCPHGKYCWPELYGTSGEKALAVIKRENPMVMASIVKVGTAVIMDYCCDRVWVLVNNSGVVIRVPTIG; encoded by the exons ATGCCTGTCCCAGGATGGACAGAG TCTTCTGGTCAGGAAAGAAATTCAATGGTCTTCACCGCAGTACATATCATCACTTTCAGTGTCCCGTCAGTAGGAGCACGAAAATCCGAGATGGCCAAGGATAGAATCTTTCGTGTTTCCTGCATTCTCGCCGTCATGTTTCTGTCGATCAATAGCATAGTATACAGCTCCCAGGATGTCGATCAATGTGGCATTGAACCCTACTTTGCACCCTGCATCCCTGGTAGAACCGGGTGTCCTCATG GGAAGTATTGCTGGCCTGAGTTGTATGGGACAAGTGGGGAGAAGGCATTAGCTGTAATAAAGCGAGAGAATCCAATGGTGATGGCCTCCATTGTCAAGGTGGGAACCGCTGTCATTATGGACTACTGCTGCGATCGTGTCTGGGTCTTGGTCAATAACTCTGGTGTCGTTATTAGGGTCCCTACTATTGGCTAG
- the LOC116199692 gene encoding uncharacterized protein LOC116199692 isoform X2: MPVPGWTEERNSMVFTAVHIITFSVPSVGARKSEMAKDRIFRVSCILAVMFLSINSIVYSSQDVDQCGIEPYFAPCIPGRTGCPHGKYCWPELYGTSGEKALAVIKRENPMVMASIVKVGTAVIMDYCCDRVWVLVNNSGVVIRVPTIG; the protein is encoded by the exons ATGCCTGTCCCAGGATGGACAGAG GAAAGAAATTCAATGGTCTTCACCGCAGTACATATCATCACTTTCAGTGTCCCGTCAGTAGGAGCACGAAAATCCGAGATGGCCAAGGATAGAATCTTTCGTGTTTCCTGCATTCTCGCCGTCATGTTTCTGTCGATCAATAGCATAGTATACAGCTCCCAGGATGTCGATCAATGTGGCATTGAACCCTACTTTGCACCCTGCATCCCTGGTAGAACCGGGTGTCCTCATG GGAAGTATTGCTGGCCTGAGTTGTATGGGACAAGTGGGGAGAAGGCATTAGCTGTAATAAAGCGAGAGAATCCAATGGTGATGGCCTCCATTGTCAAGGTGGGAACCGCTGTCATTATGGACTACTGCTGCGATCGTGTCTGGGTCTTGGTCAATAACTCTGGTGTCGTTATTAGGGTCCCTACTATTGGCTAG
- the LOC116200630 gene encoding subtilisin-like protease SBT4.6 encodes MAAKDALFQHFCILSVLFLLINHLICLPKDEDRKVYIVYLDSLNPTETYSPTSQHLGLLQQVVEDQRSASASLIRSYKSSFNGFATKLTEKEAQKLASKDEVFSVFPSQTFYVQTRKSWDFIGLSKTAKWMPSTEGNIIIAVLDSRTYPESESFGDKGFGPPPRKWKGSCKGGSNFTCNNKLIGAR; translated from the exons atGGCCGCCAAGGATGCACTTTTCCAGCATTTCTGCATTCTGTCTGTCCTGTTCCTCTTGATCAACCACTTAATATGCCTTCCCAAGGATGAAGACAGGAAG GTCTACATAGTTTACCTCGATTCTCTTAATCCAACTGAAACATATTCCCCCACTTCTCAGCATCTCGGTTTGCTGCAACAAGTTGTTGAGGACCAGAG GTCCGCTTCCGCTTCACTCATCAGAAGCTACAAAAGTAGTTTTAATGGTTTTGCTACTAAGCTCACTGAAAAAGAGGCACAGAAGCTAGCCA GCAAGGACGAAGTATTCTCAGTGTTTCCTAGCCAAACTTTCTATGTGCAGACCAGAAAATCATGGGATTTCATCGGATTGTCCAAGACAGCAAAATGGATGCCCTCCACAGAGGGCAACATAATCATTGCAGTTTTAGACTCCCGCACTTATCCCGAGTCCGAATCATTCGGTGACAAAGGCTTTGGCCCCCCTCCTCGCAAGTGGAAGGGCTCCTGCAAGGGTGGATCCAACTTCACTTGCAACAA CAAGCTCATCGGAGCACGATAA
- the LOC116200631 gene encoding subtilisin-like protease SBT4.4: MVLRRNPQGRIVKGETVPDPTSPVTASFSSSGPSVMTPDIMKPDVSAPGIDILAAYPPDVPPTKGGGDDRSVRFNVLSGTSMSCPHVAGAAAYVKTFHPDWSSSAVKSALMTTASKIRDTTTKGGPSGLEFSYGSGQINPLKAANPGLIYEITKDDYVNLLCSLGFDVRSIDRNSTCPKGAKSITEAELNYPSLIFKAPVSKPFKLALNRTAQMSGLQPRPIRPKLLAPPTSTSLWFLRSFPLSPSPR; encoded by the exons ATGGTGCTCCGCAGAAATCCTCAAGGACGGATAGTGAAGGGCGAAACTGTTCCAGATCCTACTTCCCCTGTGACCGCTTCCTTCTCTTCAAGTGGACCGAGCGTGATGACTCCTGATATAATGAAG CCAGATGTAAGTGCCCCTGGCATAGATATTTTGGCTGCATATCCTCCAGACGTGCCACCGACGAAAGGAGGTGGGGATGACAGGAGTGTGAGATTCAACGTTCTTTCTGGGACCTCAATGTCGTGTCCCCATGTTGCCGGTGCAGCAGCATATGTGAAAACATTTCATCCTGACTGGTCTTCCTCTGCTGTTAAGTCAGCTCTTATGACAACAG CTTCAAAGATACGTGATACTACTACAAAAGGAGGTCCTTCGGGATTGGAATTTTCTTACGGTTCAGGGCAAATCAATCCCTTGAAGGCTGCAAATCCGGGCCTAATTTATGAAATCACCAAGGATGACTATGTGAACTTACTGTGTAGCTTGGGCTTCGATGTAAGAAGTATAGACAGGAACAGCACTTGCCCAAAGGGAGCCAAGAGCATCACAGAGGCAGAACTCAACTACCcttctctaatttttaaaGCGCCTGTCTCGAAGCCCTTCAAGTTGGCCCTCAACAGGACCGCACAAATGTCAGGCCTCCAACCTCGACCTATAAGGCCAAAGCTGTTAGCGCCTCCAACGTCAACATCACTGTGGTTCCTGAGGTCCTTTCCTTTAAGTCCATCTCCGAGATGA
- the LOC116199694 gene encoding uncharacterized protein LOC116199694 gives MVFTAVYIITFSVPSVGARKSEMAKDRIFRVSCILAVMFLSINSIVYSSQDVDQCSIGPDIQPCIPGRTECPHGKNCWPELYGTSGEKALAVIKRENPMVQAFIVKKGTAVILNYCCDRVWVWVDDSGVVDRVPTIG, from the exons ATGGTCTTCACCGCAGTATATATCATCACTTTCAGTGTCCCGTCAGTAGGAGCACGAAAATCCGAGATGGCCAAGGATAGAATCTTTCGTGTTTCCTGCATTCTCGCCGTCATGTTTCTGTCAATCAATAGCATAGTATACAGCTCCCAGGATGTCGATCAATGTAGCATTGGACCCGACATTCAACCCTGCATCCCTGGTAGAACCGAATGTCCTCATG GGAAGAATTGCTGGCCCGAGCTGTATGGGACAAGCGGGGAGAAGGCATTAGCTGTAATAAAGCGAGAGAATCCAATGGTGCAGGCCTTCATAGTCAAGAAGGGAACCGCTGTCATTTTGAACTACTGCTGCGATCGCGTCTGGGTCTGGGTCGATGACTCTGGTGTCGTTGATAGGGTCCCTACTATTGGCTAG